In a single window of the Caulobacter soli genome:
- a CDS encoding helix-turn-helix domain-containing protein, with translation MTRSQTPAADLAVDDQADPGHARSARALVQGVRWRSGLSQDEFARAFCIPVAQLAALELGQARPDAALTAYLRVIDHAPDVVREALERA, from the coding sequence ATGACCAGATCCCAGACCCCCGCCGCCGACCTGGCCGTCGACGATCAAGCCGACCCGGGTCACGCCCGCTCGGCCCGCGCCCTGGTGCAGGGCGTGCGCTGGCGCAGCGGTCTCTCGCAGGACGAGTTCGCGCGGGCCTTCTGCATCCCCGTGGCGCAACTGGCGGCGCTGGAACTGGGCCAGGCCCGGCCCGACGCGGCCCTCACCGCCTATCTGCGCGTGATCGACCATGCGCCGGACGTGGTGCGCGAGGCGCTTGAGCGGGCTTAG
- a CDS encoding sugar O-acetyltransferase: MTDVRTQKQRMVAGDLYSPVDPEIMADHEAAVAWMGRYNALDLPPSARHALLRERLAEVGDRATIRPPFHCDYGYNIVIGEGVFLNFNCVILDVTKVTIGAATTIGPHVQIYTAEHPRDPVERRTGIEYSRPVVIGENVWIGGGSIILPGVTVGDDAIIGAGSVVTRDVPAGATVVGNPARVRG, translated from the coding sequence GTGACCGACGTCCGCACCCAGAAGCAGCGCATGGTGGCTGGCGATCTGTACAGTCCCGTCGATCCGGAGATCATGGCTGATCACGAGGCGGCCGTGGCCTGGATGGGGCGCTACAACGCCCTGGACCTGCCGCCGTCGGCGCGCCACGCCCTGCTGCGCGAGCGGCTCGCGGAGGTCGGTGATCGCGCCACCATTCGCCCGCCGTTCCACTGCGACTACGGCTACAACATCGTTATCGGCGAGGGCGTGTTCCTCAACTTCAACTGCGTGATCCTGGACGTCACTAAGGTGACCATCGGGGCGGCCACCACGATCGGACCGCACGTCCAGATCTACACCGCCGAGCATCCGCGCGATCCGGTCGAGCGCCGAACGGGCATCGAGTATTCCCGCCCGGTGGTGATCGGCGAGAACGTCTGGATCGGCGGCGGCTCGATCATCCTGCCGGGCGTGACGGTGGGCGACGACGCCATCATCGGCGCCGGCAGCGTGGTCACTCGCGACGTGCCCGCGGGCGCGACGGTGGTGGGCAATCCGGCGCGGGTGCGGGGCTAG
- a CDS encoding MOSC domain-containing protein, producing the protein MSGGLNPASPLARLLAGPIRPGRVTWIGVRPARKAPLVSCDVADITRENGLIGDHYSGRPGGKRQVTLIQAEDLAAIAGYLDRDVTPGDLRRNLVVSGINLRALKDRRFQVGGAVLEATDDCHPCSRMEAILGPGGYNAVRGHGGITARVIEGGAVRIGDAVTALDAPLPLFDAP; encoded by the coding sequence GTGAGCGGCGGACTGAATCCCGCCTCTCCCCTCGCCCGGCTGCTGGCCGGTCCGATCCGGCCGGGCCGCGTGACCTGGATCGGCGTGCGACCCGCGCGCAAAGCCCCGCTCGTTTCATGCGACGTCGCGGACATCACCCGTGAGAACGGCCTGATCGGCGACCACTATTCGGGCCGTCCCGGCGGAAAGCGCCAGGTCACCCTGATCCAGGCCGAGGATCTGGCGGCGATCGCCGGCTATCTGGACCGCGACGTGACGCCGGGCGACCTGCGCCGCAACCTGGTGGTCTCGGGGATCAATCTGCGCGCCCTGAAGGACCGGCGGTTCCAGGTCGGCGGCGCGGTGCTGGAAGCCACCGACGACTGCCATCCCTGCAGCCGCATGGAAGCCATCCTCGGCCCCGGCGGCTACAACGCCGTGCGCGGCCACGGCGGGATCACCGCGCGGGTGATCGAGGGCGGCGCGGTGCGGATCGGAGATGCGGTGACGGCGTTGGACGCGCCGCTGCCGCTGTTCGACGCGCCATAG